A window of Cucurbita pepo subsp. pepo cultivar mu-cu-16 chromosome LG06, ASM280686v2, whole genome shotgun sequence contains these coding sequences:
- the LOC111796476 gene encoding uncharacterized protein LOC111796476 → MSHSEIRRASEKPNLDWEAALKQYENVMATESEAVKVKATIKLASLSNDAPHNILNSTIPIIAKHLEVNPISNSSQSMRGAAAYCLKRISRQGDGTLATAVAHSGALESILRSLPDTSGGFRKILVKCIWSIVTCDKPSRVIVARNGGLEVVIGMFDSVVDGTRRYLLEILSALALVREVRKALISLRGLPFLVQAARYGCMASRERACQAIGLIAITRRGRHMLVELGVIPVLIELFCEGDYVTKLVSGNSLGIVSAHVAYIRPVAQAGAIPLFADLLQWPNPIAKEIAEDVFCLLAVAEANAVLIFDHLVRILKEGDDEGKAAAADVLWDLSSYKYSIPIVQSSGAIPVLVDLLHDGNGEVREKVSGAVAQLSYSEADRIALADAGAIHGLIELLQDELDEVKDNAAEALINFSEDALYCNRVSEAISNPAFQNLLERMTHIRATERHGVRSMRQMGINQLTGDPDLL, encoded by the coding sequence ATGAGCCACTCGGAGATTCGTAGAGCATCTGAAAAGCCGAATCTAGATTGGGAAGCAGCGCTGAAGCAGTATGAAAACGTTATGGCTACAGAATCCGAGGCTGTTAAAGTGAAAGCCACAATCAAATTGGCCAGTCTCTCCAATGATGCTCCGCATAATATTTTGAACAGCACCATACCCATTATTGCGAAGCATCTTGAAGTTAACCCCATCAGTAATTCAAGCCAGTCTATGAGAGGAGCTGCTGCATATTGTCTAAAACGTATATCTCGTCAAGGTGATGGTACGTTAGCGACGGCGGTAGCTCATTCCGGCGCTTTAGAGTCTATATTGAGATCATTGccagacactagtggtggttttCGTAAGATTCTAGTTAAATGTATTTGGAGTATTGTTACTTGTGATAAACCTAGTCGTGTGATTGTAGCAAGAAATGGGGGTTTGGAAGTAGTTATTGGTATGTTTGATTCTGTAGTTGATGGCACTAGGAGATATTTACTGGAGATTTTGAGTGCATTGGCTCTAGTTAGAGAGGTTAGAAAAGCCCTTATTAGCTTAAGAGGCCTCCCTTTTCTTGTGCAAGCTGCTAGATATGGCTGCATGGCTTCTAGAGAAAGAGCTTGTCAAGCAATTGGGTTAATTGCAATTACAAGGCGTGGAAGACATATGCTTGTTGAATTGGGAGTGATTCCAGTACTTATTGAACTATTTTGTGAAGGAGATTATGTGACAAAACTAGTATCTGGGAATTCCCTTGGAATAGTTTCAGCTCACGTAGCTTATATTAGGCCTGTTGCACAAGCTGGGGCTATCCCTTTATTTGCTGATCTTCTTCAGTGGCCCAACCCTATTGCTAAGGAGATTGCGGAGGACGTCTTCTGTCTCTTAGCTGTTGCTGAAGCGAATGCAGTTCTAATTTTCGATCATCTAGTGAGAATTCTTAAAGAAGGTGATGATGAAGGTAAGGCTGCAGCTGCAGACGTCTTGTGGGATCTTTCGAGCTATAAGTACTCCATACCGATTGTGCAAAGTTCGGGTGCTATTCCAGTTTTGGTGGATCTATTACACGATGGGAATGGTGAAGTGAGGGAAAAAGTCTCTGGAGCTGTAGCTCAATTGAGTTATAGTGAGGCAGACAGGATTGCGCTTGCTGATGCAGGGGCAATCCATGGATTAATAGAGCTATTGCAAGATGAGTTAGATGAAGTGAAGGATAATGCTGCTGAGGCCCTTATAAATTTTTCTGAAGACGCCTTATACTGCAATAGAGTATCTGAAGCAATCAGCAATCCTGCTTTCCAGAATTTGCTGGAAAGAATGACCCATATTCGTGCTACTGAAAGGCACGGCGTGAGATCTATGCGTCA